A genomic region of Alnus glutinosa chromosome 11, dhAlnGlut1.1, whole genome shotgun sequence contains the following coding sequences:
- the LOC133880940 gene encoding amino acid transporter AVT3B-like, with the protein MGLETGSSSKALTAPPPPREDTPLLGEPQALSSQSKTFANVFIAIVGAGVLGLPYAFKRTGWVMSLLMLLAVAALTHHCMMLLVYTRRKLESVNGFSKINSFGDLGFTVCGPIGKFLVDILIILSQAGFCVGYLIFIGNTLADLINFSPRILGLVPKSFYIWGCLPFQLGLNSIASLTHLAPLSIFADVVDLGAIGVVMVEDVLVFLKQWPAVKAFGGISVFFYGMGVAIYSFEGVGMVLPLESEMKDKDKFGKVLAFTVAFIFFMYGGFGALGYFAFGEETKDMITANLGAGLVSTLVKLGLCVNLFFTLPIMMNPVYEIVERRFWGGSYCLWLRWLLVFLVSLVALSVPNFADFLSLVGSGVCCALGFVLPPLFHFLVFKDEMGWKGWSLDVGIGVLGIVLGVSGTWYALLEIFSANA; encoded by the coding sequence ATGGGGTTAGAAACAGGGTCTTCCTCAAAGGCATTGACAGCTCCACCGCCACCCAGAGAAGACACGCCGCTTCTGGGTGAGCCACAAGCCTTGTCGTCACAATCCAAGACCTTTGCCAATGTTTTCATTGCTATTGTGGGCGCTGGAGTTTTAGGTCTCCCCTACGCCTTCAAGCGCACCGGCTGGGTCATGAGCCTCCTCATGCTTCTCGCCGTGGCCGCTCTTACTCACCACTGCATGATGCTACTGGTCTACACTCGCCGCAAGCTCGAATCCGTTAATGGGTTCTCGAAGATTAATTCTTTTGGCGATTTGGGTTTCACGGTTTGTGGCCCAATTGGGAAATTCCTTGTAGATATTCTGATTATTTTGTCCCAAGCTGGTTTTTGCGTTGGTTATCTGATTTTCATCGGCAATACTTTGGCCGATCTTATCAATTTCAGCCCCAGAATTCTGGGATTGGTGCCCAAGAGTTTTTACATATGGGGGTGTTTGCCGTTCCAGTTGGGGTTGAATTCGATAGCATCGTTAACCCATTTGGCCCCTTTGAGTATTTTTGCTGATGTGGTTGATCTTGGAGCAATTGGGGTGGTGATGGTTGAGGACGTGTTGGTTTTTTTGAAACAATGGCCTGCTGTGAAGGCCTTTGGAGGTATTTCTGTGTTCTTTTATGGGATGGGTGTGGCCATTTATTCCTTTGAAGGAGTTGGGATGGTTTTGCCATTAGAGTCTGAGATGAAAGATAAGGACAAGTTTGGTAAAGTTTTGGCCTTCACCGtggctttcattttctttatgtaTGGGGGATTTGGAGCGTTGGGTTACTTTGCTTTTGGTGAAGAAACAAAGGATATGATCACAGCTAACTTGGGCGCAGGCTTGGTAAGCACTCTGGTTAAACTTGGTCTCTGCGTGAATTTGTTCTTTACCTTGCCTATTATGATGAACCCGGTCTATGAGATAGTGGAGAGGCGGTTTTGGGGTGGCTCGTATTGCCTGTGGCTGAGATGGTTGCTGGTTTTCTTGGTGAGTTTGGTGGCTTTGTCGGTCCCAAATTTTGCTGACTTCTTATCTTTGGTGGGGAGCGGCGTATGCTGTGCTTTGGGCTTTGTTTTGCCTCCCTTGTTTCATTTTCTGGTGTTTAAGGATGAGATGGGGTGGAAAGGATGGTCTTTGGATGTGGGGATTGGGGTGTTAGGAATTGTTCTTGGGGTTTCAGGAACTTGGTATGCTCTGCTAGAAATTTTCTCCGCAAACGCATAA
- the LOC133882684 gene encoding alpha-1,3-mannosyl-glycoprotein 2-beta-N-acetylglucosaminyltransferase → MANVVCDYRILLVAAVAFIYIQMRLFSTQSKYADRLAAAVKAEDHCTSQTRLLIDQISLQQERLLALEEQRKIQDQECGQLKALVEELERKGLQRLTDKVPVAAVVIMACSRADYLERTIKSVLKYQSSVAMKYPVFVSQDGSHPDVKSKALSYNQLTYMQHLDNEPVQTETPGELVAYYKIARHYKWALDELFYKRNFSRVIILEDDMEIAPDFFDYFGAAAALLDKDKSIMAVSSWNDNGQKQFVHDSYALYRSDFFPGLGWMLARSIWDELSPKWPKAYWDDWLRLRENHKGRQFIRPEVCRTYNFGEHGSSMGQFFKQYLEPIKMNEVQVDWKSMDLSYLMEDKFMKFFADILKKAKPIQGTDVVLKAYNIDGDVRIQYKDQSDFERIARQFGIFEEWKDGIPRTSYKGVVVFRYQTSRRVFLVGPDSLKQIGIEGA, encoded by the exons ATGGCAAACGTAGTTTGCGACTATCGGATTCTTCTCGTTGCAGCCGTGGCCTTCATCTACATCCAG ATGCGGCTGTTCTCTACGCAATCGAAGTATGCGGATCGTCTTGCTGCTGCG GTTAAAGCAGAGGACCATTGTACAAGTCAAACGCGATTGCTAATTGATCAAATTAGCTTGCAACAAGAACGACTTCTGGCCCTTGAAG AACAAAGGAAAATCCAAGACCAAGAGTGTGGACAGCTGAAGGCCCTTGTTGAAGAACTTGAAA gGAAAGGCCTACAGAGACTGACTGACAAA GTACCAGTGGCAGCAGTGGTGATTATGGCATGCAGTCGTGCTGATTATCTGGAGAGGACAATTAAGTCTGTTTTAAA ATATCAAAGTTCTGTTGCTATGAAGTATCCTGTTTTTGTATCCCAG GATGGATCACATCCAGATGTTAAAAGCAAGGCTTTGAGTTACAATCAGCTAACATATATGCAG CACTTGGATAATGAACCGGTGCAAACTGAAACTCCTGGAGAGTTGGTTGCATACTACAAAATTGCTC GTCATTACAAATGGGCACTGGATGAATTGTTCTACAAGCGTAACTTCAGCCGTGTGATCATACTTGAAG ATGACATGGAAATTGCGCCAGACTTTTTTGATTACTTTGGGGCTGCAGCAGCTCTCCTTGACAAGGATAA GTCCATTATGGCTGTTTCCTCATGGAATGACAATGGGCAAAAGCAATTTGTGCATGATTCTT ATGCACTCTATCGTTCAGATTTCTTTCCTGGACTTGGGTGGATGCTGGCTAGATCTATATGGGATGAGCTGTCTCCAAAATGGCCGAAGG CTTACTGGGATGACTGGTTGAGGTTGAGAGAGAATCACAAAGGTCGACAGTTTATTCGCCCAGAAGTTTGCAGAACATATAATTTTGGAGAGCAT GGTTCTAGTATGGGGCAGTTCTTCAAACAATATCTTGAGCCAATTAAAATGAATGAGGTCCAG gtTGATTGGAAGTCAATGGATTTAAGCTACCTGAtggag GACAAGTTTATGAAGTTCTTCGCCGACATTTTGAAAAAAGCTAAACCTATCCAAGGAACTGATGTTGTTTTAAAGGCATATAATATAGATGGCGATGTACGTATACAATATAAAGACCAATCTGACTTTGAGCGCATTGCACGCcagtttggaatttttgaaGAGTGGAAG GATGGTATACCGAGGACATCATATAAAGGAGTAGTTGTTTTCCGATACCAGACCTCAAGGCGTGTATTCCTTGTTGGTCCAGATTCCCTCAAGCAGATTGGGATTGAAGGTGCTTGA
- the LOC133882649 gene encoding protein NUCLEOLAR COMPLEX ASSOCIATED 4, with protein MASVVSINKPKKKKAKHSVSLSELKTLGHQLLSSRAHINNLPLLLSFVSPTSPPPYALESLLSLQSFFTPILPSLPSSSSSKASSASLGDDPDFIYLTWLRSKFDLFVHSLIELAISPDSDETLKEIVLDTIMEFVKVGNNGRFHSAIYHKFLHSIVHSTMSIYFLIDLLASKYFQYIDVRYFTYISLEKLARTLESKNISDNTEVNADSNNESHSRTSMEVFIHNIHYILSQIPHLEGSDEKSDYEMWSTSGSDSKEVSANSKAEDKQSQTEKHNNNVLSAAKISKKMGLKFTKAWISFLRLPLPLDVYKEVLVSLHQAVIPYLNNPIMLCDFLTRSYDIGGVVSVMALSSLFILMTQYGLEYPNFYEKLYVLLVPSTFMAKHRAKFFQLLDSCLKSPLLPAYLAAAFAKKLSRLSLSVPPSGALVVIALIHNLLRRHPSINCLVHREDGDETAKDNSKAEKGDSGTGSDMSSRKPGMDHFNNEESNPIKSNAMRSSLWEVDTLRHHYCPPVSRFILSLENDLTVRAKTTEITVEDFSSGSYATIFGDEIRRRVKQVPVAFYKVTPTSLFSESDFAGWTFKNDDSKEEDDGNEENEITNISDEHDHRSAKRRVESS; from the exons ATGGCTTCCGTGGTTTCAATCAAcaagccaaagaagaagaaggcgaAGCACAGCGTGTCTCTGTCAGAGCTGAAAACCCTAGGCCACCAGCTCCTCTCCTCCCGAGCGCACATCAACAACCTCCCTCTCCTCCTCTCCTTCGTGTCCCCAACCTCACCTCCTCCCTACGCCCTCGAGTCCCTCCTCTCGCTCCAGTCATTCTTCACCCCTATCCTCCCTTCCCtcccttcctcttcttcttccaaggCCTCCTCAGCCAGCCTCGGGGACGACCCTGACTTCATCTACCTCACCTGGCTGCGCTCCAAGTTCGACCTCTTCGTCCACTCGCTCATCGAGCTTGCAATCTCTCCAGACTCCGATGAAACTCTCAAA GAGATTGTGTTGGATACGATAATGGAGTTTGTGAAGGTGGGAAATAATGGAAGGTTTCACTCTGCTATATACCACAAGTTTTTACATTCTATT GTTCACTCTACAATGTCCATTTATTTCTTAATAGACTTGCTCGCATCGAAGTACTTCCAGTACATTGATGTACG TTATTTTACCTACATTAGCCTGGAAAAACTTGCTAGAACTTTGGAGTCAAAAAACATCTCGG ATAACACTGAAGTGAATGCTGATAGCAACAATGAGAGTCATTCAAGAACAAG CATGGAggtttttattcacaacatacaCTATATTTTATCACAAATCCCCCATCTGGAAGGCTCGGATGAAAAATCTGATTATGAGATGTGGAGCACATCAG GAAGTGATAGTAAAGAGGTTTCTGCGAATTCAAAAGCAGAAGATAAACAATCCCAGACTGAGAAGCATAACAATAAT GTGTTGTCTGcagccaaaatttccaaaaagaTGGgattaaaatttacaaaagcaTGGATTTCATTTCTTAGGTTACCACTTCCACTCGATGTGTACAAGGAG GTTCTTGTTAGTCTCCATCAGGCTGTTATTCCTTATTTGAATAATCCTATCATGTTATG CGATTTTTTGACAAGATCATATGACATTGGTGGTGTTGTTAGTGTCATGGCTCTTAGCAGCCTCTTCATCCTCATGACACAATATGGTTTGGAGTATCCTAATTTCTATGAAAAGCTTTACGTTTTATTGGTCCCTTCTACCTTCATGGCAAAGCACCGGGCAAAGTTTTTTCAG CTTCTTGATTCTTGCTTAAAATCTCCACTTCTTCCAGCATATTTGGCGGCTGCTTTTGCTAAGAAATTGAGTCGGCTATCACTGTCAGTTCCTCCTTCAGGAGCGTTGGTTGTTATAGCTCTGATTCACAATCTTTTACGAAGACATCCTTCAATCAACTGTTTGGTGCACCGG GAAGATGGTGATGAAACGGCAAAAGATAATTCAAAAGCAGAAAAAGGTGACTCTGGAACTGGCTCAGATATGTCCAGCAGGAAACCAGGGATGGATCACTTTAACAATGAGGAAAGTAATCCCATAAAGTCCAATGCTATGA GAAGTTCGCTTTGGGAAGTTGATACCCTCCGTCACCATTACTGCCCTCCTGTTTCAAG GTTTATTTTGTCACTTGAAAATGATTTGACTGTCAGAGCTAAAACAACTGAAATAACAGTTGAAGATTTCAGTTCGGGTTCGTATGCGACAATTTTTGGGGATGAG ATTAGGCGAAGGGTAAAACAGGTTCCAGTAGCATTCTATAAAGTTACTCCCACCTCTTTGTTCTCGGAGTCCGATTTTGCTGGTTGGACTTTTAAAAATGATGACAGCAAGGAAGAGGATGATGGCAATGAGGAGAACGAGATTACAAATATATCTGACGAACACGATCACCGTTCTGCAAAACGACGAGTAGAGAGTTCATGA
- the LOC133881872 gene encoding probable protein phosphatase 2C 27, with product MAAGTEYPPPLSNSEEGYGKGNVTALTDDKTVESTEVVNMGKPPRDLPPICRPVSSGQLASTTELELDTGIVSTNSRSDHNATFSPVFRSGSCSEIGPKPYMEDEHICIDDLLEHLGATAHFPSPGAFYGVFDGHGGIDAALFIRENILQFIIEDSHFPICVKKAIKSAFLKADHAFADAASLDSSSGTTALTALIFGRMMLIANAGDCRAVLGKRGKAIELSKDHKPDCFSERLRIEKLGGVVYDGYLNGQLSVARALGDWHMKGPKGSSCPLSGEPELQEMVLSEEDEFLILGCDGLWDVMSSQCAVTIARKELMLHNDPERCSRELVREALKRNTCDNLTVVIVCFSPDPPPRLAIPKLQFKRCISAEGLDLLQEVLGNNA from the exons ATGGCTGCAGGGACTGAATACCCACCTCCTCTTTCCAATTCAGAAGAAGGTTACGGAAAGGGGAATGTCACCGCATTAACAGATGATAAAACTGTTGAGAGCACGGAAGTAGTGAACATGGGAAAACCTCCTCGGGACCTCCCACCAATATGTCGCCCTGTGAGCTCGGGTCAGTTGGCTTCTACTACTGAATTG GAATTGGATACTGGGATTGTTAGCACAAACTCACGATCAGATCATAATGCCACGTTCAGTCCTGTTTTTCGTTCCGGAAGCTGCTCGGAGATTGGACCCAAACCATATATGGAGGATGAGCACATCTGTATAGATGATCTTCTGGAACATCTAGGTGCAACTGCACACTTTCCTTCTCCTGGAGCTTTCTATGGG GTGTTTGATGGGCATGGGGGTATAGATGCAGCTTTATTTATCAGAGAGaacattcttcaatttattattgAGGACTCTCATTTCCCCATTTGTGTGAAGAAGGCCATTAAAAGTGCTTTTCTGAAAGCTGACCATGCCTTTGCTGATGCTGCTTCTCTTGATAGTTCCTCTGGCACCACCGCCCTGACTGCTCTTATTTTTGGAAG GATGATGCTAATTGCCAATGCAGGGGACTGTCGAGCTGTGTTGGGGAAACGAGGCAAGGCAATTGAGCTATCCAAAGACCATAAACCTGAttgcttctctgagaggttaaGAATCGAGAAACTTGGTGGTGTGGTATATGATGGCTACCTTAATGGTCAATTATCAGTGGCACGTGCCCTCGGAGATTGGCACATGAAAGGTCCCAAGGGCTCATCCTGTCCCTTGAGTGGAGAGCCAGAGCTTCAGGAGATGGTTCTGAGTGAGGAAGATGAATTCTTGATACTAGGCTGTGATGGCCTGTGGGATGTGATGAGCAGCCAGTGTGCTGTTACAATTGCACGGAAGGAGTTAATGCTTCACAATGATCCTGAGAGATGCTCAAGGGAGCTGGTTAGGGAGGCACTCAAGCGCAATACGTGCGACAACCTGACGGTTGTGATTGTATGTTTCTCTCCGGACCCGCCGCCACGGCTTGCAATCCCAAAATTGCAATTCAAGAGGTGTATATCGGCAGAAGGTCTGGATCTTCTCCAAGAGGTATTGGGAAATAATGCTTAG